A stretch of Halocalculus aciditolerans DNA encodes these proteins:
- a CDS encoding DUF7522 family protein — translation MSDQLLGDGPRDRLVTVARTALGDSLRSATYFTHNDYEQIYLRSDLERDADLMAFIGAEWQDYNVTQGAYSNSELGEYQFTIRAFDNGYLVRITRSDRGVFVTTDGITMQDFRSAAESVDDILGDLAGESRQ, via the coding sequence ATGTCGGATCAGCTTCTCGGCGACGGGCCGCGCGACCGCCTCGTCACCGTCGCGCGGACGGCGCTCGGCGACAGCCTGCGGTCGGCGACGTACTTCACGCACAACGACTACGAGCAGATCTACCTGCGCTCGGACCTCGAACGCGACGCGGACCTGATGGCGTTCATCGGCGCGGAGTGGCAGGATTACAACGTGACGCAGGGCGCGTACAGCAACTCGGAGCTCGGCGAGTACCAGTTCACGATTCGCGCGTTCGATAACGGCTACCTCGTGCGTATCACGCGGTCGGACCGCGGGGTGTTCGTGACGACGGACGGCATCACGATGCAGGATTTCCGGTCGGCGGCGGAATCCGTCGACGACATCCTGGGAGACCTCGCGGGCGAGAGCCGACAGTAG
- a CDS encoding NAD(P)/FAD-dependent oxidoreductase yields MTESYVIIGDGIAGSSAAETIREREPDADVTVVTDEGEPLYNRILIKEFAKGKLPEAPISIHDEDWYDDRDIDLALNTLVTGIDTDAHEVYTHDDETLAYDELLVATGGTPTQLPVENSDADGIHHFWTFEDARRIKEHAEEASTSVIVGAGLLGIDLAAISAAQGLDAHYLMRGDAWWRYAMSKEGADIIHDALREKGVEPVFDSGVDRFETDDDGNVTAAVDPNGERYDAEFVGVAIGLNFNLELLQDTGVETDNGIVVDEYMRTSVDDVYAAGDLTQFHDTILSERAQNGSWGSAKQQGSVAAKAMTADDVESEVDAFRWVSSYSITHFDFPFLSFGFPTIGEDHAERKYSETEWRRIAFKDGKIVGGVLIGNLAPQSKYKQLMQQEAEVADQRDVLLRENFDLEDLDVELEA; encoded by the coding sequence ATGACTGAGTCGTACGTGATTATCGGTGACGGCATCGCGGGCAGTTCCGCCGCGGAGACCATCCGCGAGCGCGAGCCCGACGCGGACGTGACGGTCGTCACCGACGAGGGAGAGCCCCTCTACAATCGCATTCTCATCAAGGAGTTCGCGAAGGGGAAACTCCCGGAGGCACCCATCTCCATCCACGACGAGGACTGGTACGACGACCGCGACATCGACCTCGCGTTGAACACGCTCGTCACCGGCATCGACACGGACGCACACGAGGTCTACACGCACGACGACGAGACGCTCGCGTACGACGAGCTTCTCGTCGCGACGGGCGGGACGCCGACGCAGCTCCCCGTCGAGAACTCCGACGCTGACGGCATCCACCACTTCTGGACGTTCGAGGACGCGCGCCGCATCAAGGAGCACGCGGAGGAAGCGTCGACGAGCGTCATCGTCGGCGCGGGCCTCCTCGGGATCGACCTCGCCGCCATCTCGGCGGCACAGGGGCTCGACGCGCACTACCTGATGCGCGGCGACGCCTGGTGGCGGTACGCGATGAGCAAGGAGGGCGCGGACATCATCCACGACGCCCTCCGCGAGAAGGGCGTCGAACCCGTCTTCGACTCCGGCGTCGACCGCTTCGAGACGGACGACGACGGGAACGTCACCGCGGCCGTCGACCCGAACGGCGAGCGCTACGACGCGGAGTTCGTCGGCGTCGCCATCGGCCTGAACTTCAACCTCGAACTCCTCCAGGATACGGGCGTGGAGACGGACAACGGCATCGTCGTCGACGAGTACATGCGGACGAGCGTCGACGACGTCTACGCGGCCGGCGACCTGACGCAGTTCCACGACACCATCCTCAGCGAGCGCGCGCAGAACGGCTCGTGGGGCAGCGCGAAACAGCAGGGGAGCGTCGCCGCGAAGGCGATGACGGCCGACGACGTCGAGAGCGAGGTCGACGCCTTCCGCTGGGTGTCCTCGTACTCCATCACCCACTTCGACTTCCCCTTCCTCTCCTTCGGTTTCCCCACGATTGGCGAGGACCACGCGGAGCGCAAGTACTCCGAGACGGAGTGGCGGCGCATCGCGTTCAAGGACGGGAAGATCGTCGGCGGCGTCCTCATCGGGAACCTCGCGCCGCAGTCGAAGTACAAACAGCTCATGCAGCAGGAAGCCGAGGTCGCCGACCAGCGGGACGTCCTCCTCCGCGAGAACTTCGACCTCGAGGACCTCGACGTCGAACTCGAAGCCTGA
- a CDS encoding DUF6149 family protein, with amino-acid sequence MKIHQNVKHFAFKKSLELPVVGEKTHERLVGMHVDIFLGKADADRRDEREAHLEAFFDGTIDMYLAALQAGHPEAAAREMTHVVANFDFYNHGWTEMMEFPADELSEHYDRYADFFAAHDITLDDPLGEFVPAGGVPDAPATPDKLDDGDYANADAGYADDVYVEDADGDLHKGGTSNADDDADVTA; translated from the coding sequence ATGAAAATCCACCAGAACGTCAAACACTTCGCGTTCAAGAAATCCCTCGAGCTTCCCGTCGTCGGCGAGAAAACCCACGAGCGACTCGTCGGCATGCACGTCGACATCTTCCTCGGGAAGGCCGACGCCGACCGCCGCGACGAACGCGAAGCCCACCTCGAAGCGTTCTTCGACGGCACCATCGACATGTACCTCGCCGCGCTCCAGGCCGGCCACCCGGAGGCGGCCGCTCGCGAGATGACGCACGTCGTCGCGAACTTCGACTTCTACAACCACGGCTGGACGGAGATGATGGAGTTCCCCGCCGACGAGCTCTCCGAGCACTACGACCGCTACGCCGACTTCTTCGCCGCCCACGACATCACGCTCGACGACCCGCTCGGCGAGTTCGTCCCGGCAGGCGGCGTCCCGGACGCCCCCGCGACTCCCGACAAACTCGACGACGGCGACTACGCGAACGCCGACGCCGGCTACGCCGACGACGTCTACGTCGAGGACGCCGACGGCGACCTCCACAAGGGCGGCACCTCGAACGCCGACGACGACGCCGACGTCACCGCCTGA
- a CDS encoding NAD(P)/FAD-dependent oxidoreductase yields MIGIVGGGVAGLAAARRLQTAGHDVRVFEASDDLGGLAASYETAGDPIEKYYHHLSGSEETIVDLIEELGLGDKLEWPIGKNAYYIDGQIHPMDKPWEILAFPHWSVYDTFRLGMLVLDVDVSEGIPKFDTFDDLEDFEDVSVREFCLRHTTENVYETFFEPLLDAKFGERKEDVSAAWLLGRIKFRGERDLLKGEPLGYLDGGFYQFTNALVDDVGRDVIETRVRVTDVGIEGGAATTLTVERGEAGDAETFDVDGVVVAAMPNVLEALTGYECDIEFQGTVCTLVSMENSLTDTYWLNVADDAPFGALIEHTNFIDESHYGGEHLLYVPKYIQSPEDPAWQDSDEEVEERWLDGLESLFPDFDRSQVNWMKTARNPRTAPVYERGYLDMVVPYDLADDVGDGVYYAGMASEAQYPERSLNGAIVAGYECADRIIE; encoded by the coding sequence ATGATCGGTATCGTCGGCGGCGGCGTCGCCGGGCTCGCGGCGGCCCGTCGGCTCCAGACCGCCGGCCACGACGTCCGCGTGTTCGAGGCGAGCGACGACCTCGGCGGCCTCGCCGCCTCCTACGAGACGGCCGGCGACCCCATCGAGAAATACTACCACCATCTCTCCGGGAGCGAGGAGACCATCGTCGACCTCATCGAGGAGCTCGGCCTCGGCGACAAGCTCGAGTGGCCGATCGGGAAGAACGCCTACTACATCGACGGCCAGATTCACCCGATGGACAAGCCGTGGGAGATCCTCGCGTTCCCCCACTGGAGCGTGTACGACACGTTCAGACTCGGGATGCTCGTCCTCGACGTCGACGTCTCCGAGGGGATTCCGAAGTTCGACACGTTCGACGACCTCGAGGATTTCGAGGACGTCTCAGTCCGTGAGTTCTGCCTGCGGCACACGACCGAGAACGTCTACGAGACGTTCTTCGAGCCGCTCCTCGACGCGAAGTTCGGCGAGCGCAAAGAGGACGTCTCCGCCGCCTGGCTGCTGGGGAGGATTAAGTTCCGCGGGGAGCGCGACCTCCTGAAGGGGGAGCCGCTGGGCTACCTCGACGGCGGCTTCTACCAGTTCACGAACGCGCTCGTCGACGACGTCGGCCGGGACGTCATCGAGACGAGAGTGCGCGTGACGGACGTCGGCATCGAGGGCGGCGCGGCGACGACGCTGACCGTGGAGCGCGGCGAGGCGGGGGACGCGGAGACGTTCGACGTCGACGGCGTCGTGGTCGCCGCGATGCCGAACGTACTGGAGGCGCTCACGGGCTACGAGTGCGACATCGAGTTCCAGGGCACCGTCTGCACGCTCGTCTCGATGGAGAACTCGCTGACTGATACGTACTGGCTGAACGTCGCGGACGACGCGCCGTTCGGCGCGCTCATCGAGCACACGAACTTCATCGACGAGTCGCACTACGGCGGCGAACACCTCCTCTACGTCCCGAAGTACATCCAGAGCCCCGAGGACCCCGCGTGGCAGGATAGCGATGAAGAAGTCGAGGAGCGCTGGCTGGACGGGCTGGAGTCGCTCTTCCCGGACTTCGACCGGAGTCAGGTGAACTGGATGAAGACGGCGCGAAACCCGCGGACCGCGCCCGTCTACGAGCGCGGCTACCTCGACATGGTCGTTCCCTACGACCTCGCCGACGACGTCGGCGACGGCGTCTATTATGCGGGTATGGCGAGCGAAGCCCAGTATCCCGAACGCTCGCTGAACGGCGCTATCGTCGCCGGCTACGAGTGCGCCGACCGGATTATCGAGTAG
- a CDS encoding homoserine kinase, producing MVTAWAPATSANLGSGFDTFGVALDRPGDVVTVERAEETTIEMRGLGSEFIPEDPAKNTAGVVAAELDAPARITIDKGVRPSSGLGSSAASAAAAAVALDDLYDLGLDDETLVRAAAEGEAVVSGDAHADNVAPSILGGFTIVREDGVFSVDTDLALVACLPDRVGSTREARDVVPQETTLDELVHTVGSAATLVAGMYENDPVRVGRGMDERVVTPARAALIDGYDAAREAALDAGATGVTVSGAGPSVLAVCYPGRRRDIAAALTSGFDAEGIDARAFQTRVGDGAYILDR from the coding sequence ATGGTTACCGCGTGGGCACCGGCGACGAGCGCGAACCTCGGGAGCGGCTTCGACACCTTCGGCGTGGCGCTCGACCGACCGGGCGACGTCGTCACCGTCGAGCGCGCCGAGGAGACGACCATCGAGATGCGCGGCCTCGGGAGCGAGTTCATCCCCGAAGACCCCGCGAAGAACACCGCCGGCGTCGTCGCCGCCGAACTCGACGCCCCCGCCCGCATCACTATCGACAAGGGCGTCCGCCCCTCCTCCGGCCTCGGGTCCTCCGCGGCCTCCGCGGCCGCCGCCGCCGTCGCCCTCGACGACCTCTACGACCTCGGCCTCGACGACGAGACGCTCGTCCGCGCCGCCGCTGAAGGCGAAGCCGTCGTCTCCGGCGACGCCCACGCCGACAACGTCGCGCCCTCCATCCTCGGCGGCTTCACCATCGTCCGCGAGGACGGCGTCTTCTCCGTCGACACCGACCTCGCGCTCGTCGCCTGCCTCCCCGACCGGGTCGGCTCCACCCGCGAAGCCCGCGACGTCGTCCCGCAGGAGACCACCCTCGACGAACTCGTGCACACGGTCGGGAGCGCCGCGACGCTCGTCGCCGGCATGTACGAGAACGATCCCGTGCGCGTCGGCCGCGGCATGGACGAACGCGTCGTCACGCCCGCGCGCGCCGCCCTCATCGACGGCTACGACGCCGCCCGCGAAGCCGCGCTCGACGCCGGCGCGACCGGCGTCACGGTCTCCGGGGCCGGCCCCAGCGTCCTCGCCGTCTGCTACCCCGGCCGTCGTCGCGACATCGCCGCCGCCCTCACCAGCGGCTTCGACGCCGAAGGAATCGACGCGCGCGCCTTCCAGACGCGCGTCGGCGACGGCGCGTACATCCTCGACCGCTGA
- a CDS encoding PQQ-binding-like beta-propeller repeat protein, translating into MPSRRQFLAASASAATAGLAGCAALDAPAFEPGSDASTDWRTPRYDARNTAYAPNAAAPRDGVRERWTYTDAAACGAPAVADGTVFLPTPDALVALDAETGDERWRFTGENRGPWPRSPSVGGGLVYTTTERGTVYALDAETGDVAWSLADAGSLSGRPRLVDTDHANALFAGNDQGVLRRIHPETGEVSWQSDVFGAPTRMASSLSVLYVGTRAGTVYTYAWAVEHDDPPTESGRTDAGGSVDGLVPGPNGVLVTAVGGPLRYFANGTAVDALPATTANAAPVKAGSTLLTAGYDALASYRGFDSEQWWRTRGRFDATPPVAAGDTLYASSGDRVHAFALDGGVGAFGYRFGIERWSHPTPGSVEGLAVADGALFAACQRTEDAGVGLYCLEPA; encoded by the coding sequence GTGCCCTCCAGACGACAGTTCCTCGCCGCCAGCGCGAGCGCCGCGACCGCCGGGCTCGCCGGCTGTGCCGCCCTCGACGCCCCCGCGTTCGAACCCGGGAGCGACGCCAGCACGGACTGGCGGACGCCGCGCTACGACGCACGGAACACCGCCTACGCGCCGAACGCCGCCGCGCCCCGCGACGGCGTCCGCGAACGCTGGACGTACACTGACGCCGCCGCCTGCGGCGCGCCAGCCGTCGCCGACGGCACCGTCTTCCTCCCGACACCGGACGCCCTCGTCGCGCTCGACGCCGAAACCGGCGACGAGCGATGGCGGTTCACCGGCGAGAACCGCGGGCCGTGGCCGCGCAGCCCCAGCGTCGGCGGCGGACTCGTCTACACGACCACCGAACGCGGCACGGTCTACGCCCTCGACGCCGAAACCGGCGACGTCGCGTGGTCGCTCGCCGACGCCGGCTCTCTCTCCGGTCGCCCCCGGCTCGTCGACACCGACCACGCGAACGCGCTCTTCGCCGGCAACGACCAGGGCGTCCTCCGTCGCATCCACCCCGAAACCGGCGAGGTCTCGTGGCAGTCGGACGTCTTCGGCGCGCCGACCCGAATGGCGTCCTCGCTGTCCGTGCTCTACGTCGGCACCCGCGCCGGCACCGTCTACACCTACGCGTGGGCGGTCGAACACGACGACCCGCCGACCGAGAGCGGGCGCACCGACGCGGGCGGATCGGTCGACGGTCTCGTCCCCGGACCAAACGGCGTGCTGGTCACGGCCGTCGGCGGCCCGCTCCGCTACTTCGCCAACGGGACGGCGGTCGACGCGCTCCCCGCGACCACGGCGAACGCCGCGCCGGTGAAAGCCGGGTCCACCCTCCTCACCGCGGGGTACGACGCGCTCGCGTCCTACCGCGGCTTCGACTCCGAGCAGTGGTGGCGGACGCGCGGTCGCTTCGACGCCACACCGCCCGTCGCCGCCGGCGACACCCTCTACGCGTCCAGCGGCGACCGCGTCCACGCTTTCGCGCTCGACGGCGGTGTCGGCGCGTTCGGCTACCGCTTCGGCATCGAACGCTGGTCGCATCCAACACCTGGTTCGGTCGAAGGGCTCGCCGTCGCCGACGGCGCGCTCTTCGCCGCCTGCCAGCGAACGGAAGACGCCGGTGTCGGTCTCTACTGCCTCGAACCCGCCTGA
- a CDS encoding nucleoside phosphorylase, translated as MPLPNYPEKYDEPAVFTPDDVLDDAAERGTPLVADAPDGVLVCYQPHFLDRVLDARETERVDSGEGLFDFELHRFTDLDVSADLGVVGYFGIGAPTTAMVLEVLHAAGADVFLSVGWAGCLQPDHPQSAFVVADEGVRDEGVSHHYLPDAERVAADAELVGALTDELEAEGERYATGATWTTDAFFRETRREVEQYRDAGVLTVEMEGAATFAVGDYRGCAAGALYLVSDYVAPGDWNPAFGESPDAVDALPVALSALASRVQAGSRQ; from the coding sequence ATGCCGCTGCCGAACTATCCGGAGAAGTACGACGAGCCCGCGGTGTTCACGCCGGACGACGTGCTGGACGACGCGGCGGAGCGCGGGACGCCCCTGGTCGCGGACGCGCCCGACGGCGTGTTAGTGTGTTACCAGCCGCATTTCCTCGACCGCGTGCTCGACGCGCGGGAGACGGAACGCGTCGATTCCGGCGAGGGCTTGTTCGACTTCGAACTCCACCGCTTCACGGACCTCGACGTCTCGGCGGACCTCGGCGTCGTCGGGTATTTCGGAATCGGCGCGCCGACGACGGCGATGGTGCTCGAAGTCCTGCACGCGGCGGGCGCGGACGTGTTTCTCTCGGTGGGGTGGGCGGGCTGTCTCCAGCCGGACCACCCGCAGTCAGCGTTCGTCGTCGCCGACGAAGGCGTCAGGGACGAGGGCGTGAGTCACCACTACCTCCCGGACGCGGAGCGCGTGGCGGCGGACGCGGAGTTGGTGGGCGCGCTGACGGACGAACTGGAGGCGGAGGGCGAGCGCTACGCGACGGGGGCGACGTGGACGACGGACGCGTTCTTCCGGGAGACGCGGCGGGAGGTCGAGCAGTACCGCGACGCGGGCGTGTTGACGGTGGAGATGGAGGGCGCGGCGACGTTCGCCGTGGGCGACTATCGTGGGTGTGCGGCGGGCGCGCTCTACCTCGTGAGCGACTACGTCGCGCCCGGGGACTGGAACCCCGCGTTCGGCGAGAGTCCGGACGCCGTCGACGCGTTGCCGGTGGCGCTGTCGGCGCTCGCGTCCCGCGTTCAGGCGGGTTCGAGGCAGTAG
- a CDS encoding isocitrate/isopropylmalate dehydrogenase family protein: MSEEIAVVAGDGIGREVVPPAVDVLDALDRGFEFVEADAGDAVLEATGDPLPEETYDLVASADATLFGSVGESAADVILPLREAVDSFVNVRPAKAYPGVDALRPETDLVFLRENSEGVYKGIESKLTADVSTLTRVVTTSASERLAEYACDYAPEGFTVAHKANVMRETDGRFLDAVEGVADERGVETERALMDALAMHLCLRPEEYDVVVCPNLAGDVLSDLAAGLVGGLGLLPSANVGPERGVFEPVHGTAPDIAGEGVANPCAAILSAAMLLDFLGYGADADRVRDAVEAVLEDGPRTPDLGGDAGTDDVAAAVLDEL; this comes from the coding sequence ATGAGTGAGGAGATTGCGGTCGTCGCCGGCGACGGTATCGGCCGGGAGGTCGTCCCGCCGGCGGTGGACGTGCTCGATGCGCTCGACCGCGGCTTCGAGTTCGTCGAGGCGGACGCTGGCGACGCCGTGCTCGAAGCGACCGGGGACCCGCTCCCCGAGGAGACCTACGACCTCGTGGCGTCGGCTGACGCGACGCTCTTCGGCTCCGTCGGCGAGAGCGCGGCGGACGTCATTCTCCCGCTCCGCGAGGCGGTGGACTCCTTCGTGAACGTCCGCCCGGCGAAGGCGTATCCGGGCGTGGACGCGCTCCGCCCGGAGACGGACCTCGTCTTCCTCCGGGAGAACTCCGAGGGCGTCTACAAGGGCATCGAGAGCAAGCTCACGGCGGACGTGTCGACGCTCACGCGCGTCGTGACGACGTCGGCGAGCGAGCGGCTCGCCGAGTACGCCTGCGACTACGCGCCCGAGGGGTTCACGGTCGCGCACAAGGCGAACGTGATGCGGGAGACGGACGGGCGGTTCCTCGACGCGGTCGAGGGCGTCGCCGACGAGCGCGGGGTGGAGACGGAGCGAGCGCTGATGGACGCGCTCGCGATGCATCTCTGTCTGCGGCCCGAGGAGTACGACGTCGTCGTCTGCCCGAACCTCGCGGGCGACGTGCTCTCCGATCTAGCTGCTGGCCTCGTCGGCGGGCTCGGCCTCCTGCCGTCGGCGAACGTCGGCCCGGAGCGCGGCGTCTTCGAGCCCGTGCACGGCACCGCGCCCGACATCGCGGGCGAGGGCGTCGCGAACCCCTGCGCGGCGATTCTCTCGGCGGCGATGCTCCTCGACTTCCTCGGCTACGGCGCGGACGCAGACCGCGTTCGCGACGCGGTGGAGGCCGTCCTCGAAGACGGCCCGCGGACGCCCGACCTCGGCGGCGACGCCGGCACGGACGACGTCGCCGCGGCCGTCCTCGACGAACTCTGA
- the leuD gene encoding 3-isopropylmalate dehydratase small subunit codes for MSGPADTVEHVSGTGVPVRGNDIDTDQIIPARFLKVVTFDGLGEFAFFDQRFTDDDEPKDHPFNEERYQGASVLAVNANFGCGSSREHAPQALQRWGIDAIVGESFAEIFAGNCLALGIPTVVADHETVTELQDWIADHPDADIDVDVAAETVTYGDTTVDVEVDDAQRKALVDGVWDTTALMKSNEETVRETAAALPYVDE; via the coding sequence ATGAGCGGGCCAGCCGACACCGTCGAGCACGTCTCCGGTACGGGCGTGCCCGTCCGCGGGAACGACATCGACACGGACCAGATCATCCCCGCGCGCTTCCTGAAGGTCGTCACCTTCGACGGCCTCGGCGAGTTCGCGTTCTTCGACCAGCGCTTTACCGATGACGACGAGCCGAAAGACCACCCGTTCAACGAGGAGCGCTATCAGGGCGCGTCGGTCTTAGCCGTCAACGCGAACTTCGGCTGTGGCTCCTCCAGAGAGCACGCGCCGCAGGCGCTCCAGCGATGGGGAATCGACGCCATCGTCGGCGAGTCGTTCGCGGAGATCTTCGCGGGGAACTGCCTCGCGCTCGGCATCCCTACCGTGGTCGCGGACCACGAGACCGTCACCGAGCTCCAGGACTGGATCGCCGACCACCCGGACGCGGACATCGACGTGGATGTCGCCGCGGAGACGGTGACGTACGGCGACACGACCGTGGACGTCGAGGTGGACGACGCGCAGCGGAAGGCGCTCGTCGACGGCGTCTGGGACACGACGGCGCTGATGAAGTCGAACGAGGAGACAGTGCGAGAGACCGCCGCGGCCCTCCCCTACGTCGATGAGTGA